Proteins encoded by one window of Anaerosporomusa subterranea:
- a CDS encoding MFS transporter has product MSQLSLFRSNQQFQSIALSQMLTVFGSNLIIPVLPIYLKLQGFSDTKIGILMGVAALGALVVRPWCGKLVDIRGSRPVLLFGQALTAFGVAAYFWTSAFLPLILLRFFQGVAMAFYGTASMTFASSVETSDRIAGAIALYTVFTMVGLGIATSGGPLVFGIIGFKNLAGFGLATILFAAAIMIFRSKAIPPVAGKQRAPFLTVLRTKEVLAPTVCLFASNFACMTAFTYVPLLALSKSMPFSGFFVSFMIAVVVARLSVNQLASRARTVVLATLASIINALGVIIVAVYTSPVTLVAAGSCIGIGFGLIFPILAVYVIQHNNPVNKGAALSILSGAGDVGNALGASVLGIVADIFGYRALFAVATGVVLVCTWHFYASLAAQDVEATAATQQE; this is encoded by the coding sequence ATGTCTCAATTGTCTCTCTTTCGTTCAAACCAACAATTCCAGAGCATAGCGCTCAGTCAAATGCTAACTGTATTCGGCTCGAATCTAATCATTCCAGTTCTGCCGATATATTTAAAACTGCAGGGTTTTTCTGATACAAAGATTGGGATACTGATGGGGGTTGCCGCATTAGGCGCGTTAGTTGTCAGACCATGGTGCGGCAAGCTGGTAGATATTCGGGGCAGCCGTCCGGTTTTGCTGTTTGGACAAGCTCTTACTGCATTTGGTGTAGCTGCGTATTTTTGGACTTCAGCCTTTCTGCCGCTGATATTGCTGCGTTTTTTTCAGGGCGTGGCCATGGCTTTTTACGGCACCGCGTCAATGACCTTCGCCAGCAGTGTGGAGACTTCTGACAGAATCGCCGGTGCTATTGCCTTGTATACCGTATTTACGATGGTCGGATTGGGTATCGCAACCAGCGGCGGCCCGCTGGTTTTTGGCATTATTGGTTTCAAGAATTTGGCCGGATTTGGACTGGCTACCATTCTATTCGCTGCAGCAATCATGATTTTCCGGAGCAAGGCGATACCGCCTGTTGCCGGAAAACAGAGGGCGCCATTTTTAACTGTATTGCGGACAAAGGAAGTTCTGGCCCCGACAGTTTGCCTATTTGCATCGAATTTTGCCTGCATGACGGCGTTTACCTATGTTCCACTGCTTGCGTTATCTAAATCAATGCCTTTCTCTGGCTTCTTCGTCTCGTTCATGATAGCGGTAGTGGTTGCCCGTCTGTCTGTCAACCAACTTGCTTCCCGTGCCCGAACCGTGGTCTTGGCGACACTCGCCAGCATAATTAACGCTCTAGGCGTAATTATTGTTGCGGTTTATACCTCTCCGGTTACATTGGTAGCTGCCGGAAGTTGCATTGGCATTGGCTTTGGTCTGATTTTTCCTATTTTGGCAGTGTATGTTATTCAACACAATAATCCTGTGAATAAAGGCGCTGCTCTCAGTATTCTGTCAGGTGCCGGCGATGTCGGTAACGCGTTGGGAGCATCTGTGTTAGGTATTGTTGCTGATATTTTCGGCTACCGGGCCTTATTTGCCGTTGCAACAGGAGTGGTTCTCGTGTGTACCTGGCACTTTTATGCTTCACTTGCTGCTCAGGATGTAGAAGCAACAGCAGCAACGCAACAGGAGTGA
- a CDS encoding MFS transporter gives MLWTLALGWAVIYADRTCLYPLLAVIADSLGISSAQAGALTSAYFLFYVAMQIPAGILGDRLGLKPVLIANYGLAGLGILGLGYFGDNYYLLLLFAALHGLGAGAYYPAAYGTVLSQVEQSRRGFSSAVIGTGMALGLIVGLAMSGSVYEWSESYQWPFILMSIPTFAILPVFWRNLPECRGAAAVSWPIYRAILSDSALWRINIATFCALYGFWVAVSWGPTFLKAERGFSLDQAGLFTGMMAITALPAALAWGKFSDRAGRKKIASTVLPLGALSLYLLSFAQGKIAIMGVLLIFGLFSNSAFTPIMVAWTGDIASKRYPGFTGAAVGIFNCVIMISAIAAPLVSGYLRDLSGSLVPAIVVGSIVMAAGTVLLLGIPELHLDMKEADRAVCFFHIFSTMPWINGYR, from the coding sequence ATGCTTTGGACGCTGGCTTTAGGCTGGGCTGTTATTTATGCGGATCGGACCTGCTTATATCCCTTGCTGGCAGTTATTGCCGATAGCTTGGGGATTTCTTCGGCTCAAGCCGGGGCGCTGACAAGCGCTTATTTCCTTTTCTATGTAGCCATGCAAATTCCAGCCGGTATTTTGGGCGATCGGCTTGGCTTAAAGCCGGTGCTGATTGCTAACTATGGACTAGCTGGATTAGGGATCTTAGGTTTAGGATACTTTGGCGATAACTATTATCTGCTATTACTATTCGCCGCCCTACACGGCTTAGGGGCGGGAGCGTATTATCCGGCAGCTTACGGAACAGTGCTTAGCCAGGTTGAACAATCAAGACGGGGCTTTAGTTCAGCTGTTATCGGCACGGGAATGGCACTAGGCTTAATTGTCGGATTAGCAATGAGCGGTTCTGTGTATGAATGGTCAGAGAGTTACCAATGGCCATTTATTCTAATGAGTATACCAACATTTGCTATTTTACCTGTTTTCTGGCGTAATTTGCCCGAATGCCGAGGCGCCGCCGCTGTTTCCTGGCCGATTTATCGCGCCATCTTATCTGATAGCGCACTGTGGCGAATCAATATCGCTACATTCTGCGCCCTGTACGGCTTTTGGGTGGCGGTTTCATGGGGGCCGACATTTCTCAAGGCAGAGCGAGGTTTTTCACTGGATCAGGCTGGGTTATTTACCGGTATGATGGCGATAACGGCTCTACCGGCGGCTCTCGCTTGGGGCAAGTTTTCAGATCGTGCTGGCAGGAAAAAGATTGCAAGCACGGTGCTGCCGTTGGGTGCGTTGAGTCTTTATTTACTTTCCTTCGCCCAGGGAAAGATAGCGATCATGGGCGTGCTGCTGATCTTTGGCTTGTTCAGCAACTCTGCGTTTACTCCGATTATGGTGGCGTGGACCGGTGATATTGCCAGTAAACGCTATCCTGGCTTTACCGGAGCGGCGGTAGGCATATTTAATTGCGTGATCATGATCTCCGCCATCGCAGCGCCGCTGGTCTCAGGCTACTTACGAGACTTGAGTGGTTCACTGGTTCCTGCGATCGTAGTAGGCAGCATTGTAATGGCGGCTGGGACGGTCTTGCTACTTGGCATACCGGAACTTCATCTAGATATGAAAGAAGCAGACCGCGCGGTCTGCTTCTTTCATATCTTTTCAACTATGCCCTGGATCAATGGATACCGATAA
- a CDS encoding DUF4870 domain-containing protein, whose product MVTGEQKLLAIAAHLTYFLGGLGFVLAPLVIFLVKRDDPFVADHAKQALVAHLSMLVVGMVTGILSMLLVGLLLIPVVVLLGLALLVTSILGSLKALNGEYYRYPLIQGIVEKI is encoded by the coding sequence ATGGTTACAGGGGAGCAAAAGCTGTTGGCAATTGCGGCGCATTTGACGTATTTTCTGGGAGGCTTAGGGTTTGTGCTTGCCCCGCTGGTCATTTTTCTCGTGAAGCGGGATGATCCGTTTGTAGCCGATCACGCAAAGCAAGCGCTAGTTGCCCATCTGTCCATGCTAGTTGTTGGCATGGTCACAGGTATCCTCTCCATGTTGTTGGTTGGACTGCTGTTAATCCCGGTGGTAGTATTGCTCGGCCTCGCGCTCCTCGTCACTTCCATTCTAGGCTCGCTGAAAGCGCTAAACGGAGAATATTATCGGTATCCATTGATCCAGGGCATAGTTGAAAAGATATGA
- a CDS encoding YitT family protein, translated as MNSKQKTKMRIIQKYLLLFIGSIIAAVGLEIFLVPNNIIDGGIVGISIMASHLTKLPLSLFLVLLNLPFLYLGYKQIGKTFAISTLFSILSLSYWVSVFHPIPGLTQDLFLAAIFGGVLVGLGVGLIIRYGGSLDGTEIVAILLDKRSSFSVGEIVMFFNLFILSSAGLVFTWDKAMYSLVAYYVAYKVIDITIVGLDESKAAMIISEKPDEIADALMARLGRGVTYLNGTGGYKKENKQILYAVITRLEMAKLKAIVDEHDSGAFVTFNDVHEVMGGRFKKRNIH; from the coding sequence ATGAATAGCAAACAAAAAACAAAAATGCGTATCATCCAAAAATATCTTCTCCTATTTATCGGCTCTATCATTGCCGCCGTTGGCTTAGAGATCTTCTTAGTCCCTAATAACATCATCGATGGCGGAATTGTCGGCATTTCCATTATGGCAAGTCATTTGACCAAATTGCCGTTAAGCTTATTTCTGGTCCTTCTCAATTTGCCTTTTCTCTATTTAGGCTACAAGCAAATTGGCAAGACGTTTGCGATATCGACTCTATTCTCTATTCTCTCTTTGTCTTATTGGGTAAGCGTTTTCCACCCCATACCAGGACTGACACAGGATCTGTTTCTAGCGGCTATATTCGGCGGAGTTCTGGTTGGTCTGGGCGTTGGTCTTATTATCCGTTATGGAGGATCACTGGATGGGACGGAAATTGTCGCCATACTGCTAGATAAGCGCAGCAGCTTCTCAGTCGGCGAGATTGTCATGTTCTTCAATCTTTTCATTCTGAGCAGCGCAGGGCTGGTATTCACATGGGATAAAGCCATGTATTCTCTTGTGGCATATTATGTCGCTTATAAAGTTATCGACATTACGATCGTTGGTTTGGATGAATCGAAAGCGGCGATGATCATCTCTGAAAAGCCTGACGAAATCGCCGACGCCTTAATGGCTCGATTAGGCCGCGGCGTAACCTATCTTAATGGCACTGGCGGTTATAAAAAAGAAAACAAGCAAATATTATATGCGGTCATTACACGCTTGGAGATGGCTAAGCTCAAAGCAATTGTTGATGAACATGACAGTGGCGCCTTTGTGACGTTTAATGACGTGCATGAGGTTATGGGCGGACGCTTCAAGAAACGTAACATCCATTAG
- a CDS encoding GerMN domain-containing protein, translating into MMRGIVKAIAVLIVAALGLLVFVPKASSPQPAVPQQDPVINLTLYFSTPDASALRQEKRQVLQTNEPARVAVEELLAGAKTEGAVTIIPAGTKLKGFAVRQGVAYVDLSEDILNTPNRGSASESLIVASIVNTVTEFAGIDQVQILIEGKEVETLYGHMDLSEPFRRF; encoded by the coding sequence ATGATGCGAGGAATTGTAAAGGCGATAGCAGTTCTCATTGTTGCGGCACTCGGTTTGCTTGTTTTCGTTCCCAAAGCGTCTTCACCTCAGCCGGCAGTCCCGCAACAGGATCCGGTTATCAATCTCACTTTGTATTTTTCTACCCCTGACGCTTCGGCTCTCCGCCAAGAGAAGCGGCAAGTGCTGCAAACGAACGAACCAGCACGCGTTGCTGTTGAAGAATTGCTTGCAGGCGCGAAAACCGAGGGCGCTGTTACCATTATTCCGGCTGGGACCAAACTGAAAGGATTTGCTGTGCGACAAGGTGTGGCTTATGTTGACCTCAGTGAGGATATTCTTAATACGCCAAATCGCGGATCAGCAAGTGAAAGTTTGATCGTGGCCTCCATTGTCAATACCGTGACTGAATTTGCCGGCATTGATCAGGTTCAGATATTAATCGAAGGTAAAGAAGTCGAAACACTATATGGCCATATGGATCTGTCTGAGCCCTTTAGGCGTTTCTAA
- a CDS encoding response regulator transcription factor yields the protein MSIRILVADDEPSILEVVKLYLEKEGFTVYVASDGEQALAIEAELQPDLLILDIMLPGQSGWDVCRSLGRQVPVIFLTAKSTEYDKITGFSLGADDYVTKPFSPKELVARVKAVLRRSGLDNGGKMNFPGLMIDPAVQTVICEGLVISLSPKEYELLLFMARHPKTVFSREKLLTNVWGYDFAGDDRTVDATIKRLRQKIAVGTKSYIHTVWGTGYKFEVLEK from the coding sequence ATGAGCATCAGGATTCTGGTAGCTGATGATGAACCGTCTATTCTCGAAGTCGTCAAATTGTATCTCGAAAAAGAAGGTTTTACGGTATATGTCGCGAGTGATGGTGAACAGGCCTTAGCGATTGAAGCTGAGCTTCAACCAGACTTGCTGATCTTGGATATCATGTTACCTGGTCAATCTGGCTGGGATGTCTGCCGTTCACTCGGACGCCAGGTCCCAGTTATTTTTTTAACTGCTAAAAGTACGGAATACGACAAGATAACCGGCTTTTCATTGGGCGCTGATGATTATGTCACCAAGCCGTTCAGTCCTAAAGAGCTGGTTGCCCGCGTTAAGGCAGTCTTGCGTCGCAGTGGTCTTGACAACGGGGGCAAGATGAATTTTCCTGGCCTTATGATTGACCCGGCAGTTCAAACTGTGATTTGCGAAGGCTTGGTTATTTCTCTTTCGCCTAAGGAATACGAATTACTTCTGTTTATGGCTAGACACCCGAAAACGGTATTTTCACGGGAAAAGCTATTAACAAATGTTTGGGGTTATGACTTTGCTGGTGATGACCGCACGGTGGATGCTACAATTAAACGCTTACGGCAGAAAATCGCCGTGGGGACGAAATCATACATCCATACGGTCTGGGGAACTGGTTATAAATTTGAGGTGCTTGAAAAATGA